CTTGAAGAGCGCAGATCGGGTCGATCTCCGTTACGATCACGCGAACACCGGCGCCTGCAAGGGATGCTGCAGAGCCCTTGCCAACGTCTCCGTATCCGGCAACCACGGCAACCTTGCCGGCAAGCATGATGTCTGTTGCGCGACGGATCGCGTCAACCAGCGATTCCTTGCAGCCGTACTTGTTGTCGAACTTACTTTTCGTTACCGAGTCGTTCACATTGATCGCCGGCATCGGAAGTGTGCCATTCTTCATACGCTCATACAAGCGGTGCACGCCCGTTGTTGTCTCTTCCGAGATGCCGCGGATAGCCTCAACGAATTCCGGATAACGATCGAGAACCATGTTCGTGAGATCGCCGCCGTCATCAAGGATCATGTTAAGGGGCTTGCGGTCCTTACCAAAGAACAACGTCTGCTCAATGCACCAATCGAACTCTTCTTCATTCATGCCCTTCCATGCGAAGACCGGAATGCCTGCCTTCGCGATGGCTGCAGCAGCGTGGTCTTGCGTGGAGAAGATGTTGCAGCTCGACCATGTTACATCTGCACCAAGATCAACGAGTGTCTCGATGAGTACTGCTGTCTGGATCGTCATGTGGAGGCATCCGGCGATGCGCGCACCCTTAAGTGGCTTCTTGCCCTTGAACTCCTGGCGGAGTGCCATCAAGCCGGGCATTTCTGCCTCTGCCAGACGGATCTCCTTGCGACCCCACTCGGCGAGGTCCATGTTCGCTACGGCATAGGAAAGGGGCTTATGGGCGATCTGACCCTTGGCAACACGTGCCGGTGTCTTTGATTGCTTTGTAGCCTTTACTGCCTTTGGTGCAACGCCGTTGGTTGCAGGCTTCGTCTTCTTGGCGGTCTTCGTTGACATAGGTTCTGAAAGAGAGAGAGGTGAGAAAGATTATGCGAAGTTCTTAGCAAACACGTCACGGAGGTCAAGATGTTCCCAAGGGAACTCATGACGTCCAAAATGACCGTATGCGGCGGTTGGACGGTAGATAGCGCGTTGCAGATGAAGGCGCGCGATGATCCCGGCTGGCGTAAGGCTCATGTCGGGATGCGTCATAATGAACTGCTCGAGTTCACGCTCGTTGACCTTGGACGTGCCGTGCAGGTTGATGTTGATCGAGACGGGCTCGGCAACTCCGATGGCATAGGCAAGCTGGATGGTGCATTCGCGGGCCACACCTGCGGCAACGATATTCTTAGCCAGGTGACGTGCGGCGTAGGCTGCCGAACGGTCAACCTTTGTTGGATCCTTGCCGGAGAAGGCGCCGCCGCCGTGTGGAGCACGGCCGCCGTAGGTGTCAACGATGATCTTGCGACCGGTAAGCCCCGTATCGCCGTGTGGCCCGCCGATCTCGAACTTGCCGGTTGGGTTTACGTGGTACTTCGTTTCTGCGGTGATGAGGTGCTCAGGGATCACGGCTTTGACGACGTTTTCGATCACGTCTTCGCGGATGCGAGCTTGCGCATTCTCCATCGGATCGTGTTGTGTGGAGACAACGATGGTGTCCACTCGAACAACTTCGCCATTGTCGCCATACACAACCGATACCTGAGCCTTTGC
This region of Ignavibacteria bacterium genomic DNA includes:
- a CDS encoding methionine adenosyltransferase — protein: MQYIFTSESVSEGHPDKVCDQVSDAVLDEVLSKDPTGRVACECFATTGMIVVGGEITTTTYIDLPEVVRGVIRDIGYDRGEYRFEADSCAVINVINRQSPDIAQGVNTGGAGDQGMMFGYATAETDEYMPAALYYSHKLVKRLADIRKTDKILMPYLRPDAKAQVSVVYGDNGEVVRVDTIVVSTQHDPMENAQARIREDVIENVVKAVIPEHLITAETKYHVNPTGKFEIGGPHGDTGLTGRKIIVDTYGGRAPHGGGAFSGKDPTKVDRSAAYAARHLAKNIVAAGVARECTIQLAYAIGVAEPVSININLHGTSKVNERELEQFIMTHPDMSLTPAGIIARLHLQRAIYRPTAAYGHFGRHEFPWEHLDLRDVFAKNFA
- a CDS encoding adenosylhomocysteinase, encoding MSTKTAKKTKPATNGVAPKAVKATKQSKTPARVAKGQIAHKPLSYAVANMDLAEWGRKEIRLAEAEMPGLMALRQEFKGKKPLKGARIAGCLHMTIQTAVLIETLVDLGADVTWSSCNIFSTQDHAAAAIAKAGIPVFAWKGMNEEEFDWCIEQTLFFGKDRKPLNMILDDGGDLTNMVLDRYPEFVEAIRGISEETTTGVHRLYERMKNGTLPMPAINVNDSVTKSKFDNKYGCKESLVDAIRRATDIMLAGKVAVVAGYGDVGKGSAASLAGAGVRVIVTEIDPICALQAAMDGFEVKKMIDAVKEADIVVTATGNCDIIGEKHFKAMKDKAIVCNIGHFDNEIDMAWLNKNHGKSKIEIKPQVDIYTVGKKEIIVLAEGRLVNLGCAMGHPSFVMSNSFTNQTLAQLELWLNHKKYENKVYVLPKKLDEKVARLHLKKISVELEVLNEKQAKYIGVDVKGPYKPEYYRY